A stretch of the Acyrthosiphon pisum isolate AL4f chromosome A2, pea_aphid_22Mar2018_4r6ur, whole genome shotgun sequence genome encodes the following:
- the ACYPI53853 gene encoding uncharacterized protein LOC100569988 isoform X1, giving the protein MNPSILTLVWMSILVSLVQTVFADDVIMQKRYFDNDNPVAEPIRRKKPFCNAFTGCGRKRSDESMATLVDLRSEPAVEEISRQIMSEAKLWEAIQEARLELIRQQRQNKAERMDVKPYPIGLRRKRRSLATSDKC; this is encoded by the exons ATGAATCCATCAATTCTGACCCTCGTCTGGATGAGTATACTAGTATCTCTAGTCCAAACTGTGTTTGCCGACGACGTCATTATGCAAAAAAGG TATTTCGACAACGATAATCCGGTAGCTGAACCAATCAGGAGGAAAAAACCATTTTGCAACGCATTTACAG GTTGTGGTCGTAAGAGATCGGATGAATCAATGGCCACCTTGGTCGATCTTCGTTCAGAACCGGCTGTTGAAGAGATTAGCAGGCAGATAATGTCTGAGGCAAAGCTCTGGGAGGCAATTCAAGAAGCCCGACTTGAATTAATACGCCAACAAAGACAAAATAAAGCA GAAAGAATGGACGTGAAACCTTATCCCATTGGTTTAAGAAGAAAACGTCGATCACTTGCCACCAGTGACAAATGTTAA
- the ACYPI53853 gene encoding uncharacterized protein LOC100569988 precursor has protein sequence MFAQGHSSTAMNPSILTLVWMSILVSLVQTVFADDVIMQKRYFDNDNPVAEPIRRKKPFCNAFTGCGRKRSDESMATLVDLRSEPAVEEISRQIMSEAKLWEAIQEARLELIRQQRQNKAERMDVKPYPIGLRRKRRSLATSDKC, from the exons atgtttgcaCAAGGCCATTCATCGACAGCCATGAATCCATCAATTCTGACCCTCGTCTGGATGAGTATACTAGTATCTCTAGTCCAAACTGTGTTTGCCGACGACGTCATTATGCAAAAAAGG TATTTCGACAACGATAATCCGGTAGCTGAACCAATCAGGAGGAAAAAACCATTTTGCAACGCATTTACAG GTTGTGGTCGTAAGAGATCGGATGAATCAATGGCCACCTTGGTCGATCTTCGTTCAGAACCGGCTGTTGAAGAGATTAGCAGGCAGATAATGTCTGAGGCAAAGCTCTGGGAGGCAATTCAAGAAGCCCGACTTGAATTAATACGCCAACAAAGACAAAATAAAGCA GAAAGAATGGACGTGAAACCTTATCCCATTGGTTTAAGAAGAAAACGTCGATCACTTGCCACCAGTGACAAATGTTAA